GTGGGTCCACCGCAGCGGCGGACCCCGGCGGCAGCCGGGCTGCCGGCCGCCCGCAACGCCCTAACCGCCCGGCGGCGGAGGGTGCTCGTCCTCCGGGTACTCCTCCGCCAGTTCGCGTACGTCCTCGTCCGACGACGCCCGTGCGAACTCCCGCAGGCGGGCGATCAGAGCGGGCGAGTCGATGTCCTCCAGCAGCAGCCCGAGCGCCCGCAGGGCGAGGGCGTCGTCGCCCTCGTCCCGCAGCGTGGCCTCCATCAGTGCGCCGATCTCCGCTTCCATGCCCCGTGTGTACCGCTCGCCCGCGCGGCTCAGCCTGCCGAGGACCAGCCGGGCGAAGATGCCCGGCCTGCCCAGGCTCAGCGAGCACGAGTACAGCTCGGGCAGGACGGCGCGCACCAACTGCGGCCGGTTCCAGCCCACCTGCGTCAGCAGGTCCAGCGCGGCGAAGAGCCCGGTCCCGTCCCCGCCCGCCAGTGCCTTGCGCACCGCCGGCAGCGGATCCGTCTCGAACAGCTCCCGCTGCGCGACCGCCAGCCTGCCGCTCGCCTTGGTGTAGGCGTCCCAGGCCCGTTCCGCGTCGGTCCTCGTGTCCTCGTCGAACCAGCCCATGGTGTCCCCCGTACGTGTGGTCCCGTACCTGGGACCGTCGGCGCCGCGCGAAGGTTGCCCGGTCCGCCGCCCGCACGACAGGCGCCCGCCCACGAACCACACCGCCCGCCCGCGTACCCCCCGCCCGTGAAGGGCCTTCAGCGTGCCGCGAGCCGGAAGCTCAGTTCGCCGAAACTCACCATGTCCCCGGCGCGTACGACGACCGTGCCCGTCACCCGGTGGCCGTTGACCGTCGTGCCGTTGGTCGACCCCAGGTCGCGCAGGATCCACCGCCCGCCCCGCATGCCGAGTTCGGCGTGGAGCCGCGAGACGGTGTCGTGGCTGAGCCGCAGCCCGTTCCTCGGGTCGCGGCCGATCAGCAGCGGGTACGGGCCCGGCACCGGCAGCAGCAGCTTCGGGAGCCGTTCGGCCTGCCAGGCCCTGCGCAGCCGCCCGGAGAACGCGGACGCCCGCCCCACCGCGCTGAACAGGCGCCGTGACCACGGCCCGTCGGTGTCCAGGTCGGCGGTGAGCACGTCGAGTTCGTCGGACCTGCGCGCGGCCAGTGCCAGGTCCATCCGGCGTATGAAGGTGTCGTGCGAGAGCCTGCCCTGGGCCACCCCTTCTCGCAGGACGTCGAGCACACGGTCGCGCTCGGCGTCGGAGAGCCGCGCCGGATACGTGTGGAACTCGAACGAGGACGTCACATGACTGATTGTCGGGCCGAGTCCTTGACGTGTCCAGAAGGGCTCAATTCGGTGACGAAATTGATTCGCACGGCAGGTTGTCCGCCCTCTACGGTGAGCGCCCCCTGCCGCCTGGAGGCTCAACTCCCGTGACCGATCCGGTCTTCCGTCCGCTCACCGACTCCGAGGCCCCGCTGTTCCGTTCGCTCTCCGACGCGGGGCTCGTCGGCCGCGCGATCACCGGGGTCGGGTACCGCACCGCCGCCGAGGGCGGCGACTACCGCCCCGAGTGGAGCTGGGTGGCGCTCCGCGACGGCGAGGTGGTGGGGCGGGCCGCAGGACCCCCGGCCGGCGCTGCTCAACTGGTTCGACGTCGCCGAGGGCGAGGAGGACGCGGGGGCCGAACTGCTGCGCCGGGCGCCGTGGCACGTCGAGTACGAGCTGATCGCCCCCGCCGGCTGGCGCGAGGACCCGGCGCTCCGCAAGGCTGTCGGGTCCCGGACCCGCGCCGCGCAGGCCGCGGGGATGACGCCCCTGGTCGAGCGCTTCCAGTACCGGTGGACGTCCGATCTGCCGCTGCCCGCCCGTCCGGGCCGTCTGGAGTTCCGCCCCGAGCCCGACGACGACGTGATCCTCGACGTGCTGCGACGTGTCCACTCGGCCACGCTCGACGCGCACGCGCGGCGCACGACCGAGGAGTCCGGCCTGGACCGGGCGGCCCGGGACGAGCTGGACTTCTTCCACTGGTGCCCCTCCCCGCGCGAGTGGTGGCGGCTCGCGTACGACACGGCCGGCGCGCTCGTCGGCATCCAGGTGCCCGCGCACAACCCGTCGGGGCCGTGCGTCGCCTTCGTCGGGGTCGTACCGGAGCAGCGCGGTCACGGGTACGCGTACGACCTGCTGGCCGAGTGCACGCACGTGCTGGCGGAGAACGGGGCGCGGTTCGTCGCGGGTACGACGGACCGGGGGAACGTCCCGATGGCCGCGCATTTCACGCGTGCCGGCTATCCCGTGGTCCAGGAGCGGATCCACCTGGCGCCGGGCCGGACCGGCTCCCCGCCCGACCGGTTCTGACCGGATCCGGTCGTGTCCGCCGAATCGACGTGATCATCGGGCCCGTTGCCCGCACTCTTGTCACCATGAGGGTCTTGTCACCAGCAGGGTGACGAGCGCCGACGACGACAACCACCGTGACCACGGAGAGGGAGCACCCGTGCAGTTCGAGGTCTGGGCACCGCAGGCGCGGGACGGCGTCGCCCTCCATCTGGCAGACGCGGCGGACGCGGCCGACGGGGCGGGCGCCGGCCGGGCGGGCACCGAGCACGTCATGACCCGGGACCCCGCGCGCGACGGCTGGTGGGCCGCCGAGGCCCCGGCGGCCCACGGCACGCGCTACGGCTTCGCCCTGGACGACGGCCCCGTGCTCCCGGACCCCCGCTCCCGCCGCCAGCCCGACGGCCCGGACGGGCTCAGCGCGGTCGTGGACC
Above is a window of Streptomyces sp. NBC_01498 DNA encoding:
- a CDS encoding DUF1707 and FHA domain-containing protein, which encodes MTSSFEFHTYPARLSDAERDRVLDVLREGVAQGRLSHDTFIRRMDLALAARRSDELDVLTADLDTDGPWSRRLFSAVGRASAFSGRLRRAWQAERLPKLLLPVPGPYPLLIGRDPRNGLRLSHDTVSRLHAELGMRGGRWILRDLGSTNGTTVNGHRVTGTVVVRAGDMVSFGELSFRLAAR